The window CATCGACGGTCAGTTGCAACACCTGCGCGATGCTCAAGCCTTCCCATAAAACTGCCAAAGTCTGCGGGTTGTACCGTGCGCCATGGCAGGTCGTGCAAGGTGCATACACGCTGGGCATGAACAGCAACTCGACACTGACAAACCCTTCACCTTCGCACGTCGCGCAACGGCCCTTGGCGACGTTGAAGGAAAACTGTCCGGCGTCATACCCCGCCGCCCGCGCTTCGGGCGTCGCGGCGAACAGCTTGCGCACGTTGTCGAACAGCCCGGTGTACGTCGCCAGATTGGAACGTGGGGTGCGGCCGATAGGTTTCTGATCGACCTGCACCAGCCGTTTGATCGACTCCAGACCGGCAATGACCTGACCGCTGCTGACTTGCGGCGCATCGTCTTCAAGACTGGGTTCTTCAGTTTCAGTCTCGACAGGCGGACGTCCCAGTTGCGCACCGACCAGTTCCAGCAACGCCTGACTGACCAGACTCGACTTGCCGGAACCGGACACACCCGTCACCGAAGTGAAACAGCCCAAGGGAAATTCGGCGCTGAGGTTGCTCAGGTTATTGCGGCTGATGCCCGCCAGTTTCAGCCAGCCCGAGGGCTTGCGCGCCGCCCGTGTCGGGCGCTGCTGGTCGGCGAACAGATAGGCGCGGGTCTGCGACTCTTCAACCTCGGCCAGCCCGGCAGGCGGGCCGCTGTACAACACCCGCCCGCCCTTCTCGCCCGCCGCTGGCCCGACATCGATCAGCCAGTCGGCGCGGCGCATGGTTTCCAGATCATGCTCGACCACAAACAGCGTATTGCCCTCGGCCTTCAAGCGCTGCAAAGCCTCGAACAGCGCCTCGCCATCGGCGGGATGCAGACCGGCAGAAGGCTCGTCGAGCACGTAGATCACCCCGAACAACTGCGAGCCCAATTGCGTGGCCAGACGCAACCGCTGCAACTCACCGGACGATAATGTCGGCGTGCTGCGCTCCAGTGCCAGATAGCCCAGACCCAGATCGGTCAGGGTACTGACCCGCTCCAGCAGATCCTCGGCAATCCGTTGCGCGGCCAGACGCTTTTCCAGTGACAGGTTCGGCGTGTGGCGCACATCCGGCGCGCTGGCGTGGCCACTGGCACCCTGGGCGACACGTTGCTGACGCGCTGCACGGGTCTGCGCATGGCTCAAGGTCTCGCCGGTTTCCTCGGCATGATCCAGGTAACTCGTCGCCGCCACCGGCCGCAACACTTCGGCGACTTGCAGCAGCGGCATTTGCGACAGCTCGCCAATGTCGTACCCGGCAAACGTCACCGACAACGCCTCACGCTTCAGACGTTTGCCCCCGCACAACGGGCAAGGGCTGCCAAGCATGAACTGCGCAACGCGCTTCTTCATCAGCGCACTTTGCGAATGCGTGAACGTGTGCAGGATGTAGCGGCGCGCGCCAGTGAAAGTGCCCTGATAACTCGGCTCCATCTTGCGCTTGAGGGCCACGCGGGTTTCTTCCGGGGTCAGCCCGGCGTACACCGGCACGGTCGGGGTTTCTTCGGTGAAGAGAATCCAGTCGCGCTGTTTCTTCGGCAACTTGCGCCACGGGATGTCGACGTCGATGCCCATGGTCACGAGGATGTCGCGCAGGTTCTGCCCCTGCCATGCCAGCGGCCAGGAGGCGACGGCGCGTTGGCGAATGGTCAGGTTCGGATCGGGCACCATCAGCGCTTCGGTGACTTCATACACCCGGCCCAGACCATGACATTGGGGGCAGGCGCCCTGTGGCGTGTTCGGCGAAAAATCCTCGGCGTACAACATCGCCTGCCCCGGCGGGTAACTGCCGGCGCGGGAATAAAGCATGCGGATCAGGCTCGACAGCGTGGTGACGCTACCCACCGACGAGCGCGTGCTCGGTGTCCCGCGTTGCTGTTGCAGCGCCACGGCTGGCGGCAGGCCTTCGATGGAATCGACATCCGGCACACCGACCTGATCGATCAGCCGTCGCGCATACGGCGCCACCGATTCGAAATAGCGCCGTTGCGCTTCGGCATACAAGGTCGAGAACGCCAGCGACGACTTGCCCGACCCGGACACCCCGGTGAACACCACCAGGGCATCGCGGGGGATGTCGACGTCGACATTCTTCA of the Pseudomonas sp. Seg1 genome contains:
- a CDS encoding excinuclease ABC subunit UvrA → MTSKRSSKAPDGMVRVRGAREHNLKNVDVDIPRDALVVFTGVSGSGKSSLAFSTLYAEAQRRYFESVAPYARRLIDQVGVPDVDSIEGLPPAVALQQQRGTPSTRSSVGSVTTLSSLIRMLYSRAGSYPPGQAMLYAEDFSPNTPQGACPQCHGLGRVYEVTEALMVPDPNLTIRQRAVASWPLAWQGQNLRDILVTMGIDVDIPWRKLPKKQRDWILFTEETPTVPVYAGLTPEETRVALKRKMEPSYQGTFTGARRYILHTFTHSQSALMKKRVAQFMLGSPCPLCGGKRLKREALSVTFAGYDIGELSQMPLLQVAEVLRPVAATSYLDHAEETGETLSHAQTRAARQQRVAQGASGHASAPDVRHTPNLSLEKRLAAQRIAEDLLERVSTLTDLGLGYLALERSTPTLSSGELQRLRLATQLGSQLFGVIYVLDEPSAGLHPADGEALFEALQRLKAEGNTLFVVEHDLETMRRADWLIDVGPAAGEKGGRVLYSGPPAGLAEVEESQTRAYLFADQQRPTRAARKPSGWLKLAGISRNNLSNLSAEFPLGCFTSVTGVSGSGKSSLVSQALLELVGAQLGRPPVETETEEPSLEDDAPQVSSGQVIAGLESIKRLVQVDQKPIGRTPRSNLATYTGLFDNVRKLFAATPEARAAGYDAGQFSFNVAKGRCATCEGEGFVSVELLFMPSVYAPCTTCHGARYNPQTLAVLWEGLSIAQVLQLTVDEALAVFAGQPGIRRSLEVLHDIGLGYLRLGQPATELSGGEAQRIKLATELQRNQRGATLYVLDEPTTGLHPRDVDRLLEQLDTLVTAGHTVIVVEHEMRVVAQSDWVIDIGPGAGDQGGKIVVAGTPQKVAASKKSRTAPFLTRALSR